From a single Rutidosis leptorrhynchoides isolate AG116_Rl617_1_P2 chromosome 5, CSIRO_AGI_Rlap_v1, whole genome shotgun sequence genomic region:
- the LOC139848216 gene encoding lipid phosphate phosphatase epsilon 1, chloroplastic-like has protein sequence MSISCSPLLTNFINPPISNKFLNFKIHRKTPFYNPAIRTSKIPEIVRRRSSVLKKPMAAESIETGIVGSDEHPEVAALEQEALIDKNSGVGVSFHRTPGGLHIFFNRSSKWIVAASFGGFVLLRHDALALWAATGAVLNVLLSVTLKQVLKQERPVSDVNSRDGLSSSHAQYGMPSSHAQSIFFMVVFFIQWVVKSQGLNGGTAILNMFVLALGSYFSWLRSFLRYHTTSQVIVGAVVGSIFSVLWLWTWEAIVHKAYNSSLWARIFVTVGGACFCVAFLMHVIQHWMKGED, from the exons ATGTCGATCTCCTGCTCACCTCTTCTAACAAATTTCATAAACCCACCAATCTCGAACAAATTTCTCAACTTCAAAATTCATcgcaaaacccccttttataatccCGCTATTCGCACTTCAAAAATACCTGAAATTGTTCGTCGGAGATCTTCTGTACTCAAAAAACCGATGGCAGCTGAGTCGATTGAAACTGGTATCGTTGGAAGTGATGAACATCCTGAAGTTGCTGCGCTTGAACAAGAAGCTTTGATTGATAAAAATAGTGGTGTTGGTGTGTCATTTCATCGAACACCTGGTGGGCTACACATTTTTTTTAATCGTTCG AGCAAATGGATTGTTGCTGCAAGTTTTGGTGGATTTGTTCTTTTGAGGCATGATGCTCTTGCATTATGGGCTGCAACAGGGGCCGTTTTAAATGTTCTGCTATCAGTCACTTTGAAGCAGGTTTTAAAACAAGAACGGCCTGTTTCCGATGTGAATTCAAGAGATGGATTGTCCTCTTCGCATGCCCAATACGGAATGCCATCTTCGCATGCCCAATCCATTTTTTTCATGGTTGTGTTTTTTATTCAGTGGG TGGTTAAATCGCAAGGATTGAATGGAGGCACGGCTATTCTAAACATGTTTGTTCTGGCGCTCGGTTCATATTTT TCATGGCTACGATCATTTTTACGTTATCACACTACCAGTCAAGTTATCGTTGGTGCAGTTGTGGGGTCGATCTTTTCGGTATTATGGTTATGGACATGGGAAGCAATTGTTCATAAGGCGTATAATTCCAGTTTGTGGGCTCGAATCTTTGTTACTGTTGGAGGTGCTTGTTTCTGCGTAGCATTTTTAATGCATGTCATTCAACATTGGATGAAAGGTGAGGATTAA